Proteins from one Dama dama isolate Ldn47 chromosome 12, ASM3311817v1, whole genome shotgun sequence genomic window:
- the LOC133065860 gene encoding histone H3.3A-like has product MILPVFAHGGLYTVARTRQTARKLTSGKAPRKQLATKAARKSAPSTGGVKKPHRYRPGTVALREIRRYQKSTEFLIRKLPFQRLVWEISQDFKTDLRFQSAAIGALQEASEAYLVGLFEDTNLCASHAKRVTIMPKDIQLARRIRGERA; this is encoded by the coding sequence GAGGTCTCTATACCGTGGCTCGTACAAGGCAGACTGCCCGCAAATTGACCAGTGGTAAAGCACCGAGGAAGCAACTCGCTACAAAAGCCGCTCGCAAGAGTGCGCCCTCTACTGGAGGGGTGAAGAAACCTCATCGCTACAGGCCTGGTACTGTGGCACTCCGTGAAATTAGACGTTATCAGAAGTCCACTGAATTTCTGATTCGCAAACTTCCTTTCCAGCGTCTGGTGTGGGAAATTTCTCAGGACTTCAAAACAGATCTGCGCTTCCAGAGCGCAGCTATTGGTGCTTTGCAGGAGGCAAGTGAGGCCTATCTGGTTGGCCTTTTTGAAGACACCAACCTGTGTGCTAGCCACGCCAAACGTGTAACAATTATGCCAAAAGACATCCAGCTAGCACGCCGCATACGTGGAGAACGTGCTTAA